The Urbifossiella limnaea nucleotide sequence CACCTTCGGCCCGCGCAAGACGCTGTTGCGGATCGTCGTGTGGTGGTCGCTGTTCGTCGGGCTCACCGGGTTCGCCGGGATGGCGCTGCCGGGCGGCGAGGTGGTGGTGATCGGGTTCGTGGTGCTGGTGGGGATGCAGTTCCTGTTCGGGATGGGCGAGGCGGGGGCGTTCCCGAACATCGCCAAGTCGATCTACAACTGGTTCCCCGAGGACAAGCGCGGGTCGGCGAAGGGGGTGATCTGGATGGCGGCCCGGCTGATGGGCGGGCTGACGCCGTTCGTGTGGGCGCTGATGGTGACGATCGGCGGCCTGTCGTGGCGGCAGGCGCTGTGGGTGTTCGCCGGGGTCGCGGCCCTGTGGTGCGTGGCGTTCGTGTGGTGGTTCCGCGACCACCCCGAGCAGCATCCCGCGGCCAACGCCGAGGAGGCCGCCCTCATCAACGCCGGGAAGGCGGCCCACACCGACCAGCCGCGGGTGCCGTGGCGGAACATCTTCCGCAGCCGCAACGTGTGGGCGCTGTGTCTGATGTACACGGTGACCAACTTCAACTGGTACTTCCTCATGTACTACCTCCCCGGGGCGCTGAGGGACCAGTTCCGGGACCAGGTGTCGGGGAACACCGGCATCCTGCTGCTGGCCCTGCTTGGCGGGGCGCCGCTGCTCGTCGGCATGGGCGGGTGCTTCCTCGGCGGCGTGCTGTCCGACCGCTACATCCGCCGGACCGGCGACCGGGTGTGGGGGCGCCGGCTGTTCGGGATGCTCGGCTACGGCCTGGCGGCGGTGTGCTACCTGACGGCCGCGTTCTTCACCGAAAACCTGTGGGTGTTCGCCGGCTGCCTGATCCTGGTGGGGTTCACGAACGACCTGATCATGGCGCCGTCGTGGGCGTGCGCCCAGGACATCGGCCGCCGCTACTCGGCGACCGTGTCCGGGGCGATGAACATGGTCGGCAACCTGGGGGCGGCGCTGGGGAACTTCGTCAGCGGGCTGATCCTGGCGGCGTACACCGCCCCGAAGTTGATCGACGGGAAGGAGAAACTGGTCGTCGAGTCGACGGGCTACGTGGTGTGCTTCACGCTGTTCGCCGCCGTGTACGCGCTCGGGGTGGTGTCGTGGGTGTTCATCGACCCCACGAAGCCGATCGACGTGGCCGAGGAGCGGGCCTGAGCGTCACGCCACGGCCATCGCCGGGGCCGCGGCCGGCTCCTCGACGACCGTCGAGTCCGCCAAGGCGTCCGGCGCCTTGTGGGGGGCGTAGGCGTGGACCGCGACGACGCCGTCGCGGAGCGTCAGGTAGTGGCACGGCTTCTCGGTCCAGCAGCCGCTGTTGTAGTACGTGACGGCCCCGGCCTCGCGCACGCCGGCGTGGTGCGTGTGGCCGCAGCACACGGCGTCGCACCCGTACTTCTCCGCCAGCCGGACCGCCCCGGCGAAGATCTTCTCGGCGTTGCGCAGGAACGTCTTGCTCCGCCGCTTGGCGAACTTGGCGAACCGGTGCGACGGGTCGACCCACTGCAGCGCGTTGTACACCCGGTCGGCGAGCCACGTGCACACCGGGTAGCGGCTGATGAACTCGTCGAACCGGTGGCCGTGCAGGAACAGCACCCGCTTGCCGCCGCTCTCCACCACCAGGTCTTGCAGCACCTCGACGCCGAGCAGGTGCGAGATGTCGTCCGCCGCGCCGTCGTGGTTGCCGACGATCCAGGTGATCTCCACCTCGTCGGACAGCTTGCGCAGCTCGGACAGCACGTTCCAGTGGTGCTTCTTGAGGCGGCGGAAGTCGATGGAGTCGAACACGTCGCCGTTGAGGACGAGCCGGCGCGTCCGCAGCCGCCCGTGGCGGACGTCCTCCAGGAAATGACCCAGCGCCTTGGCCTGGCTGTTGGCGCTGCCCAGGTGGATGTCCGAGATGACGACCGCGTCGAGCATCAGCAACCTCCGTGCGTGGCGGTCGGGAGCTGGCGTACCCCTGGCGAGGACAAGGTTACGCCCGGCGAACGGGTTTGGTGTGACGGGCGCGTGAAGGTTCCGAGATGGTCAGTCGGCGGCGACTTGTCAGAAAACCTGGCGCTGTCGGAAATCCGGACATAGAAAAACGGACGGCCCGCTTGCATGCCCGGGGGTGAGCGTTAAGATGTGAGTGTCCCGCCGGGGATGCGACTGCGGTGAATGGGCGACGCCGCAGCAGCCCCCGGCGGGATCTTTTTATTGACGGCCGGCACTTTCTCAACCCAATCCGCTGGCCGTAAATCCCCTGCATCTGCTACGATCGGTCGTGTGACCCGTCTTCGTCGTTCCGCCGTCCGCGTCCCGTCCGGCCCGCTCCTGGAGCAGTTTCGCGCCGCCGCGCCCGGCGAGCCGACGCCCGCCGAAGTAGCTGTCCGCGCCGCGGCCGGCTGGCTTCACGCCGGCTTCCTGGATTCCGCACCCGACGCACTTCTCGCCGAGAACCTCACCCGCTTCGCCGACGCCGTACTGCCGCTGTCGTTCCACCGCGCCGCCCTGACGTTCCGCGTGCGCCTCGTGCGCTACGCCCTGAACCACCTCGCCCGCGGCCACGACCCGCTGCCGGTGCGGCTCGGCCGCTGCGTCAGCCCCGGCGGCATGTACCACGTCCCCGGCCTCGGCCCGACGCTGTGGGCGGCGCTGGCCCAGGCGCTTGACCCGGAGCGCCACCCGCGCTGGTGCCCGGCCGTCGAGGCGGGGCTGACGCGGCTCGGGCTGTTCAAGGCCGACCCGGTCGAGGCCGCGGCGCGGTTCGCGCAGGTGCTCGTCGCCTACGGCTCGCTGCTGGCCGCGCACCCCGACCTGACGGCGCCGCGGCTCGACGACTTCCTCGCCCGCGTCGGGCGCATGACGGGGCGCGAGCTGCCGACCGGTCCGACACCCGCCGCGGCACTGACGTGGGGGCCGGACCCCGAAGCGGTCCGCGCCGCGCTCCGGGCCGTGCGCACCCGCAGGCCGCTGCGGAAGCGGCTGCGCGAGGCGAGCGCCGACGACACCGCGGCGCTGGCCGAGTTCCACGCCGCCGGCCGCGACGGCGACGGCGCCGCGGCGTGGGCCGCGTTCCGCTCTCTCGCCCCCGACCCGGGCTGGGAACACGCCCTCGCCCGCCTCGACGACGCCTTCGCCCCGTCGCTCCCCGCCGCCGACCGCGGCCGCTTGTGGGCTGACACCGCGCTGTCACTCCGCGAGCTGTTCCGCGTTCACCCGCTGGAACTGGCTGATGTCGTGGCCGCCGTCGCCGAGCGCGACGAGCCGAGTGCCCCGGCCGCGTTCGGCGGCTTCTGCGCCGACACGTTCCGCTTCCTCGGCGAACTCGCCGACGGCCGCTCGAAGCCGTGGATGGACGACCGCCGCGACCGCTACCAGTTCGTGCTGCGCGACCCGCTCGTCGAACTGTGCGACGCCCTCGCGGCGCGCTACGTCCGCCCGGTGCTGCACGGCGAGTACGGCTGGGAGCTCGAAGCCGACGCCCGCCCGGGGCGGGCCATCACAAGCATCTGCAAGAACGACTTCGGCCGCGGCGGGCCGTACCAGGCGGTGCAGTGGGTGACGTTCTACCGCCGCGACCGCGGCACCCGCCGGGCCGACGCCCAGTTCTTCGTGCGCGTGGCGCCGGACGGCGTGGCCTTCGGCTTCCATCTGGGCCGCTCGGCGCGCGAGGCCGGGCGGCAGTTCCGCGCCGCGGTGCAGACCGACGCCGAGGCGCTGTACGCGGCGCTGGCCGCCGGCGGTGTCTTCGAGACCTGCCGCTTCCGCGCCGGCGAGGACTTGTCGGCCGACGTGCCGATCCGCACCGCTGCCGACCTGCGGACGTGGGCCGCGCAGAAGACGCTCGCCGCCGGCCGCTGGCTCCCCGCGGACGCGCCCGAGCTGCGGTCCGACGACCTGGTCGGCGAAATCCTGCTGACGTTCGACCGGCTGGTGCCGGCGTTCGCGTGCGCTGCCGAGGCCGACCCGCGGCCGATTCTGGCCCGCCGCAGCGGCGACCCGGCGCGGCTGCCGAGCTACGATTCCGCGAGTTTCGGCGAGCAGACGCTGCTGTCCGAAACGTGGCTCGACCGCGTGCTCCACCTGCTGCAACTCAAGAAGCAGCTGATTCTTCAGGGCGTGCCCGGCACCGGGAAGACACACGTGGCCCGCTGTCTGGCGCGACTGCTGGCCCGCGACAACGCCGAGGCCGTGCGGCTGGTGCAGTTCCACCCCGGGTACAGCTACGAGGAGTTCGTGGAGGGCGTGCGCGTCCGCAGCGTCGAGACGGACGGCCGCACCGAGGTGACGTACCCGGTGGAGGACGGGGTGTTGGCGGCGTTCGCGGCGCGGGCCGCGGCGCGGCCGGCGGAGCCGCACGTGCTGCTGATCGACGAGATCAACCGCGGCAACCTGCCGCGGGTGTTCGGCGAGCTGCTGTACCTGCTGGAGTACCGCGACCAGGCGGTGACGCTGCCGTACTCGAAGCGTGAGTTCCGGCTGCCGGAGAACCTGTTCGTGCTGGCGACGATGAACGCCGCCGACCGCTCCGCCGCGGCGCTGGACCAGGCGCTACGGCGCCGCTTCTCGTTCGTGGACATGCCGCCGGACGCCGCCCTGCTGGCGACGTGGCTGGACCGCCACCCCCCGGCCGACGCCGACGGCACGCTCGGCCCGCGGGTGGTGCGGGTGTTCGAGGAGCTGAACCGCCGCCTGTCGCGCGACCTCGGCGCGGACAAGCAGGTGGGCCATTCGTTCTTCATGGTGCCGGGCCTGACGGCGGACACGTTCGCGGCCGTGTGGGACCACCACGTCCGCCCGCTGCTGACCGACTACCTCGGCGGCCGCGCCGATCGCGTGAACGACTACGAGCCGACGAAGCTGCTGGGGAAGAAGCGCGAGCGGGTGGGTGGCGACGGATGACGGCCGCCGTTACGATGGGGCACAGGACCGCAGAGGTGTCGACGATGCCAGCAACCGTATTGCCCGCTGATTTCGACAGTATGCCGCCCGAGGAGCGGTTGGCGCTGGCCGAAGCGCTGTGGGACAGCGTCCAGCGCGACGTGGCGGAAGCCCCGTTGTCGCCGGCCCAACGGGCGGAACTGGAGCGGCGGCTCGCGGACAGCATCGCCCGGCCGGACGCCGTGACGCCGTGGGAGGAGGTCAAGGCCCGGGCGCTGGCGAGGGCGCGCGGGTGAGCCTCCCCGTCGTCCTGCGCGCCGAGGCGGAGGCCGAGTTCGACGAGGCCTTCGACTTCTACGACGGCCGCGGCACCGGCCTAAGTCGGATGTTCGCCGCCGCGATTCAGGCCGTGTTCGACGGCATCACCGCCCAACCGCGGATGCACGCCGTCGCCCTTGCGGACGTCCGCAAGGCGGTGGTCCGCCGTTACCCGTACTGTGTCTACTTCCGCCCGCACCCGGACCGGATCGAGGTGCTGTCGGTGTTCCATACCAGCCGCGACCCGTCGATCTGGCAGGGGCGCGTCTAAGCCCCGTCCTGGTATCTTATGCCCACCTACGCTGCCGACCTCGCCGCCGTCCGGGCCGCCGCGGAGCGCGTCCGCGGCGTCGTCCACCGCACGCCGGTCCTCACCTCCGAGACGATCGACCGCCTCGCCGGCCGCGCCGTGTTCTTCAAGTGCGAGAACCTCCAGAAGACCGGCGCGTTCAAGTACCGCGGGGCCACCAACGCCGTCCGCAAGCTCACCGACGCCGAAGCCGCCCGCGGCGTCGTCACGCACTCCAGCGGCAACCACGCCCAGGCGCTCGCGCTCGCCGCGCGCGTCCGCGGCATTCCCGCGTACATCGTGATGCCGCGGACGGCCCCCGCCGTGAAGAAGGCCGCGGTCGAAGGTTACGGCGGCATCGTCACCGTGTGCGAACCCACCCTCGCCGACCGCGAGCGGACTGCGAACGAGATCGCGGCGCGGACCGGGGCGGTGCTGATCCCGCCGTTCGACCACCCGGACGTGATCGCCGGCCAGGGCACCGCGGCGCTCGAGCTGCTCGAAGACGTGCCCGACCTGGACGCGGTCGTGGCCCCGGTCGGCGGCGGCGGGCTGGTGTCGGGCTTCTGCGCCGCCGCGAAGGGGCTGAACCCCGCGTGCCGCGTGTTCGCCGCCGAGCCCCTCGGGGCCGACGACGCGGCGCGGTCGAAGGCGGCGGGCGAGTGGCAGCCGCAGACGGCCCCGAACAGCATCGCCGACGGGCTGCTGACGAGCCTCGGCACGCTGACGTGGCCGTTCGTCCGCGACCAGGTCGAGCGCGTCGTCGTGGTGACGGAGGAGCAGATCCGGCAGGCGATGCGGCTGGTGTGGGAGCGGATGAAGCTCGTCATCGAGCCGAGCGCCGGGGTCGGCGTCGCGGCCGTGCTGTCGGACGAGTTCCGCGCGCTGGCCGGCGTCCGCAAGGTGGGCGTGGTGCTGTGCGGCGGGAACGTGTCGCTCGACAAGCTGTACTGGTAGCGCCGTGGTGAAAGGGCCACCGCCGACGCCCGCCCAGGGCTTCAGCCCTGGGCGGCCTGGGCGGTGTCTCGGTATACTCCCCAGGATGAAGCGAGTCCTGCAAATCGCCGCCGCGGTCGCCGTCGTCCTCTGGCTGCGGACGGCGTTCTACGCCGTGGACTACGCCGAGTTCGCCTACGTCACGCAGTTCGGCGAGCGCGTCGCCGTACACGACGGGGAGACGGCCGCGGGCTTGAAGGTGAAGGCGCCGTGGCCCGTTCACTCGGTCGTGCGGATCGACCGCCGCGTGCAGTCGTTCGACCTGCCGGCGGTGGAATCGCTCACCCGCGACCCCGTCACCAAGACCGTGGACAAGACGCTCGCCGTGGACGCCTTCGTGACGTGGCGCATCCCCAGCGCCGAGGCCGCGGAGCAGTTCGTGAAGGCGATCCGCACGCCGGAGCAGGCGCGCAAGACGCTCGGCCCGCAGGTCAGCGGCCGGCTCGCGGCGCTCGTCAGCACCATGCCGCTCGACGACCTCATCAGCGTCGCCGACGCCGCGACCATCGACGCCCGCGCCGAGAAGGTGCGGGCGCAGCTGCTCGGCGACGGCTTCCGCGAGCGGGCGCTGGCCGAGTACGGCGTCGAGGTGATCGACGTGCGGGTGCGGCGGTTCAGCTACCCGGAGGCAGTTCGCGCCAGCATTGCCGACCGCATCCGCAGCGAGCGGGCGAAGAAGGCGGCCGACTACGAGAGCGAGGGGCGGCAGCGGGCCGCGAAGATCACGACCGACGCCTACGCCACGGCCAAGACGACCGAGGACGACGCGGCGGCGCAGAAGACGCGGATCGAGGGCGAGGCGAAGGCCGAGGCGGCGCGGGTCCGCGGCGCGGCCTACGCCCAGGACCGCGAGTTCGGCCAGTTCCTCGACAAGCTCCAGGCGTTTCAGGTGATGGTCGCCGACACCCGCGACGTGCTGCTGCTGTCGACGCGGCACCCGCTGTTCGACCTGCTGCGGGGGCCGCCGGGGGCTGTCGCGCCGCCGAAGCAATAAGGTGTTCGCCGCTCGCGGCGTTGCACCGCGGGGCAACGCCGCAAGCGGCGAAACTCTCACACCTCGCGCCGATTCCCTTTCTTCCGCTTCCGCTCCTTCGTCACCCGCGTCGTCGCGGCGTGCTCGCCCACGGCGGCGGCGTTCATCATCGAGAAGTCGCTGTTCTGCCACCGCCGGTTCACGAACACCAGGTGACACACCCCCGTCACCAGCGGCACCACCAGAATCCCCAGCAGCGTCAGCAGCCACACCCCGCCGTTCGACGCGCCCTGCTCCACCGTCACCGTCAGCGGCTCGTCGCGCAGCGTCTCGCGGTCCACCTCAAGCCGCAATGAATACTGGCCGCCCGGCTGCGCCGTCACGTACGCGGCGCCGCGCTTGTCGCCCTCCGTCCACGTCTCGCCGTCCTCGACGCC carries:
- a CDS encoding MFS transporter produces the protein MSLNGHAPASGAPTRVRFSILGLLCLLAMITYLDRAMYGSAKGDMMAAVGQPVSQFFWVLTFFQLAYALFEIPAGWMGDTFGPRKTLLRIVVWWSLFVGLTGFAGMALPGGEVVVIGFVVLVGMQFLFGMGEAGAFPNIAKSIYNWFPEDKRGSAKGVIWMAARLMGGLTPFVWALMVTIGGLSWRQALWVFAGVAALWCVAFVWWFRDHPEQHPAANAEEAALINAGKAAHTDQPRVPWRNIFRSRNVWALCLMYTVTNFNWYFLMYYLPGALRDQFRDQVSGNTGILLLALLGGAPLLVGMGGCFLGGVLSDRYIRRTGDRVWGRRLFGMLGYGLAAVCYLTAAFFTENLWVFAGCLILVGFTNDLIMAPSWACAQDIGRRYSATVSGAMNMVGNLGAALGNFVSGLILAAYTAPKLIDGKEKLVVESTGYVVCFTLFAAVYALGVVSWVFIDPTKPIDVAEERA
- a CDS encoding type II toxin-antitoxin system RelE/ParE family toxin; amino-acid sequence: MSLPVVLRAEAEAEFDEAFDFYDGRGTGLSRMFAAAIQAVFDGITAQPRMHAVALADVRKAVVRRYPYCVYFRPHPDRIEVLSVFHTSRDPSIWQGRV
- a CDS encoding pyridoxal-phosphate dependent enzyme, which gives rise to MPTYAADLAAVRAAAERVRGVVHRTPVLTSETIDRLAGRAVFFKCENLQKTGAFKYRGATNAVRKLTDAEAARGVVTHSSGNHAQALALAARVRGIPAYIVMPRTAPAVKKAAVEGYGGIVTVCEPTLADRERTANEIAARTGAVLIPPFDHPDVIAGQGTAALELLEDVPDLDAVVAPVGGGGLVSGFCAAAKGLNPACRVFAAEPLGADDAARSKAAGEWQPQTAPNSIADGLLTSLGTLTWPFVRDQVERVVVVTEEQIRQAMRLVWERMKLVIEPSAGVGVAAVLSDEFRALAGVRKVGVVLCGGNVSLDKLYW
- a CDS encoding addiction module protein; protein product: MPATVLPADFDSMPPEERLALAEALWDSVQRDVAEAPLSPAQRAELERRLADSIARPDAVTPWEEVKARALARARG
- a CDS encoding UDP-2,3-diacylglucosamine diphosphatase, which gives rise to MLDAVVISDIHLGSANSQAKALGHFLEDVRHGRLRTRRLVLNGDVFDSIDFRRLKKHHWNVLSELRKLSDEVEITWIVGNHDGAADDISHLLGVEVLQDLVVESGGKRVLFLHGHRFDEFISRYPVCTWLADRVYNALQWVDPSHRFAKFAKRRSKTFLRNAEKIFAGAVRLAEKYGCDAVCCGHTHHAGVREAGAVTYYNSGCWTEKPCHYLTLRDGVVAVHAYAPHKAPDALADSTVVEEPAAAPAMAVA
- a CDS encoding SPFH domain-containing protein, with the translated sequence MKRVLQIAAAVAVVLWLRTAFYAVDYAEFAYVTQFGERVAVHDGETAAGLKVKAPWPVHSVVRIDRRVQSFDLPAVESLTRDPVTKTVDKTLAVDAFVTWRIPSAEAAEQFVKAIRTPEQARKTLGPQVSGRLAALVSTMPLDDLISVADAATIDARAEKVRAQLLGDGFRERALAEYGVEVIDVRVRRFSYPEAVRASIADRIRSERAKKAADYESEGRQRAAKITTDAYATAKTTEDDAAAQKTRIEGEAKAEAARVRGAAYAQDREFGQFLDKLQAFQVMVADTRDVLLLSTRHPLFDLLRGPPGAVAPPKQ
- a CDS encoding AAA family ATPase — encoded protein: MTRLRRSAVRVPSGPLLEQFRAAAPGEPTPAEVAVRAAAGWLHAGFLDSAPDALLAENLTRFADAVLPLSFHRAALTFRVRLVRYALNHLARGHDPLPVRLGRCVSPGGMYHVPGLGPTLWAALAQALDPERHPRWCPAVEAGLTRLGLFKADPVEAAARFAQVLVAYGSLLAAHPDLTAPRLDDFLARVGRMTGRELPTGPTPAAALTWGPDPEAVRAALRAVRTRRPLRKRLREASADDTAALAEFHAAGRDGDGAAAWAAFRSLAPDPGWEHALARLDDAFAPSLPAADRGRLWADTALSLRELFRVHPLELADVVAAVAERDEPSAPAAFGGFCADTFRFLGELADGRSKPWMDDRRDRYQFVLRDPLVELCDALAARYVRPVLHGEYGWELEADARPGRAITSICKNDFGRGGPYQAVQWVTFYRRDRGTRRADAQFFVRVAPDGVAFGFHLGRSAREAGRQFRAAVQTDAEALYAALAAGGVFETCRFRAGEDLSADVPIRTAADLRTWAAQKTLAAGRWLPADAPELRSDDLVGEILLTFDRLVPAFACAAEADPRPILARRSGDPARLPSYDSASFGEQTLLSETWLDRVLHLLQLKKQLILQGVPGTGKTHVARCLARLLARDNAEAVRLVQFHPGYSYEEFVEGVRVRSVETDGRTEVTYPVEDGVLAAFAARAAARPAEPHVLLIDEINRGNLPRVFGELLYLLEYRDQAVTLPYSKREFRLPENLFVLATMNAADRSAAALDQALRRRFSFVDMPPDAALLATWLDRHPPADADGTLGPRVVRVFEELNRRLSRDLGADKQVGHSFFMVPGLTADTFAAVWDHHVRPLLTDYLGGRADRVNDYEPTKLLGKKRERVGGDG